A single Silvibacterium dinghuense DNA region contains:
- a CDS encoding CBS domain-containing protein, which produces MDLRIHTFFLLLLGFCLLSTGVAGVSGWRGFFLWGTLFFAVLIRELARLLVAAYHGLQLRSVLLLPIGGLFSYTNPESAERAQDPRIQFQLAIAGPLASLLLAGIIAGLILGSTTGVPLLVRPWITASHLMRSAVWLSLGLAALHCVPAYPLDAGRVLRGIMADSRGHARATKAASGLGQAFGMLTMIAGLALLAMPNTGAAAGISPWLIMGGFFVFIGAQLEDQGVMFQSVVETVRMKDVMLTEFSTMSPSDTLADALFKAVHSLQDEFPVVRGPNLVGVVSRQGILSALRTDGNGYVQSIMSRSFQVAAPEDSLGLMIRRIAGGRMSLVPIAEAGRIVGIVTWQNLSNSMGLLAEHRRFEREG; this is translated from the coding sequence GTGGATCTTCGCATCCATACCTTCTTCCTGCTGCTGCTCGGCTTCTGCCTGCTGTCGACGGGCGTGGCCGGTGTCAGCGGGTGGCGCGGCTTCTTCCTCTGGGGAACGCTCTTTTTTGCCGTGCTTATCCGTGAGCTCGCGCGCCTGCTGGTTGCTGCCTACCATGGCCTGCAGCTGCGCAGCGTGCTGCTGCTGCCTATCGGCGGGCTTTTCTCTTATACGAACCCGGAGAGTGCCGAGCGTGCGCAGGACCCGCGCATCCAGTTCCAGCTGGCGATTGCCGGCCCCCTGGCCAGCCTGCTGCTGGCGGGGATCATCGCCGGCCTCATCCTTGGATCGACGACCGGGGTGCCGCTGCTGGTCCGTCCCTGGATTACCGCCTCTCACCTGATGCGCTCTGCCGTGTGGCTCAGCCTGGGCCTCGCGGCGCTGCATTGTGTTCCGGCCTATCCGCTCGATGCGGGGCGCGTACTGCGCGGCATCATGGCCGATTCACGAGGCCATGCGCGGGCGACCAAGGCAGCCTCGGGCCTGGGACAGGCCTTCGGCATGCTCACCATGATCGCTGGTCTGGCGCTGCTGGCTATGCCGAATACGGGCGCGGCGGCGGGTATCAGTCCGTGGCTCATCATGGGCGGATTCTTCGTCTTCATCGGCGCGCAGCTCGAGGACCAGGGCGTGATGTTTCAGTCCGTGGTCGAGACGGTGCGGATGAAGGACGTGATGCTGACCGAGTTCTCGACCATGTCGCCCTCGGACACGCTGGCTGACGCGCTCTTCAAGGCCGTCCACAGCCTGCAGGATGAGTTCCCGGTGGTGCGCGGACCGAACCTTGTCGGCGTGGTCTCGCGGCAGGGCATTCTCTCCGCGCTGCGCACCGACGGCAACGGCTACGTGCAGTCCATTATGTCGCGCAGCTTCCAGGTGGCTGCGCCTGAAGATTCCCTCGGCCTGATGATCCGCCGCATCGCTGGCGGTCGCATGTCGCTCGTGCCCATTGCGGAAGCCGGCAGGATTGTCGGCATCGTGACCTGGCAGAACCTGAGCAACAGCATGGGCCTGCTGGCCGAGCATCGCCGCTTCGAACGCGAAGGCTGA
- the rsmI gene encoding 16S rRNA (cytidine(1402)-2'-O)-methyltransferase, protein MSDQNTAPLAPGLYLVATPIGNLEDITLRALRVLRSVDRIACEDTRQTQKLLNHFVIETKTTSVHEHNEAGRAAGLVEEIRSGVRIAVVTDAGMPGISDPGMHLARAVIEAGLNVIPVPGANAALTALIASGLDTERFLFEGFLPPRQGARQARLTALRASLPEDAAGPLTVVLYEAPHRILETLADIAVVYGADCRIALARELTKLHEEFLRGTVTEVESLLAERDRVRGEMVLLVEVQPATAGEAAGTVSLLERIAELAKSEGLDEMAALKRIAKERGVSKSELYRELQRARNRK, encoded by the coding sequence ATGTCTGACCAAAACACTGCGCCGCTGGCGCCCGGGCTTTATCTGGTCGCGACGCCCATCGGCAACCTTGAGGACATCACACTGCGCGCGCTGCGGGTGCTCAGGTCCGTCGATCGCATCGCCTGCGAGGACACGCGGCAGACGCAGAAGCTGCTGAATCATTTTGTCATCGAGACGAAGACCACCAGTGTGCACGAGCACAACGAGGCCGGCCGCGCCGCTGGGCTGGTGGAAGAGATTCGCAGCGGCGTGCGCATTGCCGTGGTCACCGACGCGGGCATGCCCGGCATCTCTGACCCGGGAATGCACCTGGCGCGCGCCGTCATCGAGGCCGGGCTGAACGTGATCCCGGTGCCGGGTGCGAATGCCGCACTGACGGCGCTGATCGCCTCCGGGCTCGACACCGAGCGCTTTCTCTTCGAGGGCTTTCTGCCGCCCAGGCAGGGCGCGCGGCAGGCCCGGCTGACGGCACTGCGTGCATCGCTGCCGGAAGATGCCGCAGGTCCGCTGACCGTGGTGCTGTATGAGGCGCCGCACCGGATTCTCGAAACGCTCGCAGATATTGCTGTGGTGTACGGCGCGGATTGCCGCATCGCGCTCGCCCGTGAGCTGACCAAGCTGCATGAGGAGTTCCTACGTGGCACGGTGACCGAGGTGGAGTCGCTGCTGGCCGAGCGCGACCGCGTGCGCGGCGAGATGGTGCTGCTGGTCGAGGTGCAGCCCGCAACTGCAGGTGAAGCTGCGGGAACAGTATCGCTGCTGGAGCGCATCGCAGAGCTGGCGAAGAGCGAAGGACTCGACGAGATGGCGGCGCTCAAGAGGATTGCGAAGGAACGCGGCGTCTCGAAGAGCGAGCTCTACCGCGAGCTGCAGCGCGCGCGGAACAGGAAGTAA
- the rsmD gene encoding 16S rRNA (guanine(966)-N(2))-methyltransferase RsmD, whose protein sequence is MRVIAGTYRSRPLTAPRGMDTRPTSDRLRETLFNVLAPRIEGAVFIDLFAGSGAVGIEALSRGAVETVFVEKAEPAVQAIRKNLATLGIRSSYVLETRSVAASLKRIAGAGRQADIVFLDPPYAAQEEYERTLGLLGGECAGLLSTDAIVIAEHEKKHALAESYDLLRAYRVLRQGDAALSFFRLENTANKNPGATESDTETGL, encoded by the coding sequence ATGCGAGTCATTGCAGGAACCTATCGATCGCGGCCGCTGACGGCACCGCGCGGCATGGACACGCGGCCCACCAGCGACCGTCTTCGCGAGACGCTCTTCAACGTGCTGGCGCCGCGCATCGAGGGCGCGGTCTTCATCGATCTATTCGCGGGTTCAGGCGCAGTGGGCATCGAAGCGCTGAGCCGGGGCGCGGTGGAAACAGTCTTCGTCGAGAAGGCCGAGCCTGCGGTGCAGGCGATTCGCAAAAATCTGGCCACGCTGGGTATCAGGAGCAGCTATGTGCTCGAGACCCGGAGCGTGGCAGCGTCGTTGAAGCGGATTGCCGGAGCAGGCAGGCAGGCCGATATCGTCTTTCTCGATCCGCCCTATGCCGCCCAGGAAGAATATGAGCGGACGCTGGGGCTGCTCGGCGGCGAGTGCGCGGGACTGTTATCGACAGACGCCATCGTGATCGCGGAGCACGAGAAAAAACATGCCCTCGCAGAAAGCTATGACCTGCTGCGAGCCTACCGGGTATTGCGGCAGGGCGACGCGGCGCTGAGCTTCTTCCGGCTGGAGAACACCGCAAACAAAAATCCAGGCGCGACAGAATCAGATACGGAGACCGGTCTTTAG
- a CDS encoding thiamine-phosphate kinase, translating into MAATRKSRSALSVSVPPPAPGGERAFIARLRAEAEAHRGRHAGLRLGIGDDCAILRPPAGHDVVVTTDFSLEQVHFRRDWHPPESVGHRCLARGLSDLAAMGATPLGAFLSIALPPELAVAAAETMPKAARRKASGARAASLPGSLKPESWFDRFLAGFLALAEKEHVPLAGGDTAQSPSFDFSGHKQSGLAAADITLVGAVPRGHALLRSAARPGDVIYVTGALGGSAAELLALGRSPQDFAARTLAAAHHPHLYPQPRLAAARRLVAGRRLHAGIDLSDGLSTDLAHICEESGVAAELDTSAIPIHKLARDAQQDGWVPSALSLALHGGEDYELLFTAPRWTKIPRTIAGVSLHPIGEIVKPRRNRPSVILRESDGSQTPLDSGGWEHFRGD; encoded by the coding sequence ATGGCAGCCACACGCAAATCGCGCTCCGCTTTGTCTGTCTCCGTGCCTCCTCCGGCTCCTGGCGGAGAGCGAGCCTTTATCGCCCGGCTGCGCGCTGAGGCTGAGGCTCACCGTGGCCGCCATGCGGGGCTTCGGCTGGGCATCGGCGACGATTGCGCTATCCTGCGCCCCCCTGCGGGACACGATGTGGTCGTCACCACCGATTTCTCGCTCGAGCAGGTCCATTTCCGCCGCGACTGGCACCCGCCCGAATCGGTCGGCCACCGCTGCCTGGCTCGGGGCCTCAGCGATCTCGCTGCCATGGGCGCGACGCCGCTCGGAGCCTTTCTCTCCATCGCGCTCCCGCCCGAGCTGGCGGTCGCGGCAGCGGAGACGATGCCTAAAGCTGCAAGACGGAAGGCTTCCGGGGCTCGTGCTGCTTCTTTACCCGGGTCCCTCAAGCCGGAATCCTGGTTCGATCGCTTTCTCGCCGGTTTCCTCGCCCTGGCCGAAAAGGAGCATGTGCCCCTTGCCGGCGGAGATACGGCCCAGTCTCCGAGCTTCGATTTCTCCGGGCACAAGCAGTCGGGTCTGGCCGCTGCCGATATCACCCTGGTCGGAGCCGTGCCTCGCGGACATGCCCTGCTTCGTTCCGCGGCCCGGCCCGGCGATGTGATTTATGTAACCGGCGCTCTCGGAGGCTCGGCAGCCGAGTTGCTTGCCCTGGGCCGCTCGCCGCAGGACTTTGCCGCCCGCACCCTTGCCGCCGCGCATCATCCGCATCTTTATCCGCAGCCACGTCTCGCGGCCGCCCGCCGCCTGGTCGCAGGCCGCCGTCTTCATGCCGGAATCGACCTGAGCGACGGTCTCTCCACCGATCTGGCCCACATCTGCGAGGAGTCCGGCGTTGCCGCCGAGCTCGATACTTCGGCGATTCCTATTCATAAGCTCGCCCGCGACGCTCAGCAGGACGGATGGGTACCCTCGGCGCTCAGCCTCGCACTGCATGGTGGCGAAGACTATGAGCTGCTCTTTACCGCGCCACGCTGGACGAAGATCCCGCGCACCATCGCCGGCGTCTCCCTGCATCCGATCGGCGAGATCGTGAAGCCGCGGCGTAACCGGCCTTCCGTGATCCTCCGCGAATCGGACGGCAGCCAGACCCCGCTGGATTCAGGCGGATGGGAACACTTTCGCGGGGACTAG
- a CDS encoding lipase family protein, producing MAFDVNFAIDEMYPAASAAYLAMTTPQPPLPAGYTLVGTITANPQAAAAAVAAAPAAAQALPHLLVSESSIFGLVCWNADEKSLIVAIRGTKTPIEWIADLDAVPAIWPRYPAAGLVHMGFQLVYEHIAASIKDLVAPYVAQADEIWVTGHSLGGALAILTAYDLAKSNPTAKVPELYTFAGPRVGNPIFAADFDTLIPQCQRIVNFMDVVPQLPLPPAYEHVGTGTLVFGGFKLDPAYAHALTTYLNGLQKLQGAAGTNAATGHAATLHAAATLAYDVSLAEQQAALAR from the coding sequence ATGGCGTTCGACGTGAACTTCGCAATCGATGAGATGTACCCGGCGGCCAGCGCGGCCTACCTGGCGATGACCACTCCGCAACCACCCCTCCCGGCCGGATACACGCTGGTGGGCACCATTACCGCCAATCCCCAGGCTGCGGCAGCCGCGGTGGCCGCCGCACCAGCCGCAGCCCAGGCGCTCCCTCACCTGCTGGTAAGCGAAAGCAGCATCTTCGGCCTGGTCTGCTGGAACGCCGATGAAAAATCGCTGATCGTCGCCATCCGCGGCACCAAGACGCCGATCGAGTGGATTGCCGATCTCGACGCGGTGCCGGCGATCTGGCCCCGCTACCCCGCCGCCGGGCTGGTGCACATGGGATTCCAGCTGGTGTATGAGCACATCGCCGCGAGCATCAAGGACCTGGTCGCGCCCTATGTCGCGCAGGCCGATGAGATCTGGGTGACCGGGCACAGCCTTGGAGGCGCCCTGGCCATCCTCACTGCCTACGACCTGGCCAAGAGCAATCCCACAGCCAAGGTGCCGGAGCTCTACACCTTTGCCGGCCCCCGCGTCGGCAATCCTATTTTTGCCGCGGATTTCGACACGCTGATCCCGCAGTGCCAGCGGATCGTGAACTTCATGGACGTGGTGCCGCAGCTGCCGCTGCCTCCGGCCTACGAGCACGTAGGCACGGGCACGCTGGTCTTCGGCGGCTTCAAGCTCGACCCAGCCTACGCCCATGCCCTGACCACCTACCTGAACGGCTTGCAGAAGCTGCAGGGCGCGGCGGGTACGAATGCCGCGACCGGCCATGCCGCGACGCTCCACGCCGCGGCCACCCTGGCCTACGACGTCAGCCTGGCCGAGCAGCAGGCCGCGCTGGCGCGGTAG
- a CDS encoding M23 family metallopeptidase, with protein MRKRYYIIFVAAEENGKLRKIPVPLHYAYVFAAAAVIGLFTITGMAGSYSRMLIKTASFNQIRSQQDALRKNYQQLEEVAKQKEVQAASLGALANEVSALYGLKQSKLSHSAGAAATAPAVVDNPDDFTDANYSASLDQLSSLRSTALSGRLSRAFEIGLSPSTSGTGDNWLNMADAPALWPVTGPITSSFGEREDPFNGEGAFHKGIDISAHYGDPVRATADGVIVTAGMGNGYGREILVDHGNGIATLYGHLSGFACTAGEQVKMGQIIGYVGTSGRSTGPHLHYEVHIRNTPVNPHKYLRETMEQLASTQGSSSGIGN; from the coding sequence TTGCGCAAGCGTTATTACATTATTTTTGTCGCGGCCGAGGAGAACGGCAAGCTTCGCAAAATCCCGGTGCCTCTCCACTACGCGTATGTCTTCGCGGCCGCTGCGGTGATTGGTCTCTTCACCATTACCGGGATGGCAGGCTCCTACTCCCGCATGCTGATCAAGACAGCAAGCTTCAACCAGATCCGTTCACAGCAGGATGCACTGCGCAAGAACTACCAGCAGCTGGAAGAAGTCGCCAAGCAAAAGGAAGTCCAGGCCGCATCGCTGGGAGCGCTGGCCAATGAAGTGAGCGCGCTCTACGGCCTGAAGCAGAGCAAGCTCTCGCACAGCGCCGGAGCCGCGGCGACCGCTCCTGCCGTCGTCGACAACCCGGACGACTTTACCGACGCGAATTATTCGGCCAGCCTCGACCAGCTGAGCTCGCTGCGCTCGACGGCACTCTCCGGCCGGCTCTCGCGGGCCTTCGAGATTGGGCTTTCCCCTTCGACCTCCGGCACGGGCGACAACTGGCTGAATATGGCGGATGCTCCCGCGCTTTGGCCGGTGACCGGCCCCATCACCAGCTCCTTCGGCGAGCGTGAAGACCCGTTCAACGGCGAAGGTGCCTTCCATAAAGGCATCGATATCTCGGCCCACTATGGAGACCCGGTGCGCGCCACCGCCGATGGCGTGATCGTCACAGCGGGCATGGGCAACGGCTATGGACGCGAAATCCTGGTCGACCACGGCAACGGCATTGCGACGCTCTATGGACATCTCTCCGGCTTTGCCTGCACCGCAGGGGAGCAGGTGAAGATGGGCCAGATCATCGGGTACGTAGGCACCAGCGGCCGCAGCACCGGCCCACACCTCCACTATGAGGTGCACATCCGCAACACTCCGGTGAACCCGCACAAGTACCTCCGCGAGACCATGGAGCAGCTGGCCAGCACGCAAGGCTCCTCCTCCGGCATCGGGAACTAG